From the Hordeum vulgare subsp. vulgare chromosome 1H, MorexV3_pseudomolecules_assembly, whole genome shotgun sequence genome, the window AAACATGTTGCAAAATAACCCCGCAACAACGTGCATGGCATCATCTAGTTAAAATGATTGGCATGTCACCTATTAAATCTTTGTTTAGCGAAATAAAACTTGATGAAAAGggtactggagatgagtcaacggaTGGTCCTTTAACAACAGGTCATTGCACTCCTTCATGTTTTAAGAATGTTAATGTAACTAAAATAATGATACCGTACTAAGTTGATATAAAGTTTTTACCTCGCACTGAAAAAGCTGTTCGTGGAATGTAAGATTTTGTTTGCACTTTGTAAAGAAACCGTTagtacaattgatagaaaaaaggTTTACATTTATTTCAAGAACATTCGACGTTTATTTGTGAGAATGCCAATGTCCATTAAAAATAAATTAACAAGAACGTTTGACGTTCATTTGTATCACTGCCAACGTCCattaaaaaaggaaataaaagaaataacaaaaagaagaaaaacagtAAACAGATCCGATAGAAAACCGATACGGTGCTTTCGTTAGCAACTTAGGGTTGGTTCTATGGGTTTTATTACTGGCTTTTCAACGTGTTTTTTGTTGGTTGTTTTTGTAATGGTGGTCTATGGTTTCCTTTataattttgtttctttttgttttttgaatGTACACAATATAGTTTCTCTGTAAACATATTAACAAGAATATTCATGTAATTCAAAAACCTGTTAATGTACTTAGTTTGTAAAAATGTTTGTCACGTATTGAAAAATATGTTCATGCAAGGTAAAAGTTAGCTTGTGTGGTGTAAAAATATGTATGCACGTACAATTCATAAAAGTGTTTGACATGTATTTAGAAAATATTCTATGTCTATTTGTAAAAATGACAACGTCCGTTtcaaagaaaataaagaaaaaacagaaataataataaataaataaaaagaacgaAACGAAAAACCAAAGAACTAGTAGtggagaaaataggaaaaacaataatatttgaaataaaatatactTGGTAGATTCCTATGGGTGTCTTTCCAAAATATAATTCGGCCATAATTTGTTttttgagagaaaaaaaaaagaatctCCAAAGTTGGACCGAAACCTCCAAGAAGAAGAACTGCACTGGACCGGGTCGGGCCTGCTCGCGAGGATATAAGTGGCACCCCGCACCTTCCGGACAGAGCAAGAGACCACCCACCGTCCCCCACCCACTTTCCTCCCCTTCTTTCTTCTCGGCGGAGGCGAACGAGGAACCCTAGCCGCGTGAGGAAGGATCGCCCAGATCCGCAAGGTACGCCCACCGAAATCCCTACGGCTGCAACCAGATCGAGGTTTGTGTGTGTATGGGGGTGGGCAGTTGGGGTGCCGCGGCTGGCCTGCCGGCCGGCGGTGGTGATTCGTGACGGACTTTTTATCCTAATTCCTGACAATTGTCGGCAGGCCGGCGATGATGGCGGCGGTTcggtgcgcggcgaggaggctCGGTGGCTCCCTGCTCCAGCGAGTGCAGGCAGAGGAGCGACGCAGGCTCGTCCCAAGCAGGGTCATGCGCTCCCGCCAGCTCTCCACCGAGGTATCTTAACCAAAATTGCCACCTTTTTCCCTTACGAATCGTCTCACGACGACTGCAGCCAGAGATAATCGGATTCTGTGCAACAATCGGAACAGCATCATGCATGTGTCTATTAGCTAGTAGAAACAAGAGCAAAATTACTTGTTTACTTTATCCTGACGTACCACATATAAATCATATGATCAAGCTACCTTATTTTCCTGCTTGATCTGCTGACCATTGACGACCTTGTGCTCATCCCTTTGTCAATTTATTACCCGCAACATGTAGGGATTGATGCTGCTACTGTTTTGATATCTTCAACCATCCCCTCTTCTGCTTGCTTCAATTCCTACTAGTATTACGTATTTACCAAGCACGCAATCTGTCGCTCTGACCACTAGCTAACCCAACCAAGCAATTGCCGAGGTGATGTTACTAGTTGCTATGCTACACatgcatgtactccctccgttactaaaaaatacaagtctttttaaagattccactaaagtatgtctatatacatccgcatCTAGTccataatgaaatctctaaaatgacttatactatttaggaacggagggagtacataccaAACCTTGCTTAATTGGCAGGCAGGGCAGTCTTCTTCTTAATTGTTTACCAATCACAACCAGCGCTTACCTAACAATCTGTGATACTACAATCTGTCTTCATCGATCCAGGAAGCGCGTGAGATCCAGCAGAAGAAGGAGGCACTGTATGATGCCGTGTCTAAGGCGGAGCTGAAGAACAAGGAGCTTTATGATGCCTTATCTAAGGCGGGGCTGAGCACTGACCAGCTGCATCTTCCTGTACAAGGCATTCCAGAGCAAAATGCCTATCAGTAGGATACCTGATCCATTTCTTCCTTCAATCCCATGTTTGTTTGACACGAGTTTATATATATAATAATGCTCCCATTTGACCTCTCTCTACCCGCAGGCGCATTCTGATGTATGCAAGAAGAGCTCAGGGTGTGGTAGAGTTAGCTGCCAAGACGACATTTTGCGTGGtacttactgctgctgttgttgatgtcAACCTCAACAAGAGGGCACTGGCTAACTTAAAGGACTGCAGTGAAGACAATGTCACAAATTAACAACCGATCAAAGATGGCCAGCTCGTGTTTTCAGCTTCTAATTTATGGCCTGGAGTTTGACTATCTAGCACCTATGTGGTGGTGACGTCGTTTGTTCCGTTGAGTAGATTGCATGCAAACAAACATTACATAGCTGGTTGTATGTTGTTGCTTGCATGCATCGTTGTTGGTGTTACCGACTTAATTTATTAGAGGATCCTCGTCTTAGAAGGCTCATTTTCTAAGCAAATTGTGTGACCGCCCTTTTGCGATCCATTCAGTGTGTGACACCCCATGTTTTTGTGATATCTGATTCTCGAGATTGGGTCGTTTGGTTCTCTCAACCaggtttttgtggttttggaagatGAGAAACTCTGGGGATTGAAGGTTTGAGTTCCAACCAGGTTTTTGTGATTTTTTGAAAGATGGGAGAATCTGGGTCGTTTCAAGTTGCATGAGGACGAAACGTGGGATTTCAGTAAATCTGACCAAAGATGTGATAATTTTGTTAACAGTGCAATTTGGGTGCTTGGGAGAGGCGATGCAACTGGGCCCATCCATGTTTATCTATTATATACTTGTAGTATACGAATATTATCTTTGGAGACTGAGCTCCATGAAGCTCGGTTTTGAAAAAACTGAATTTCATTAAATTTCATATTTTATATGTCTtaaataataaaaacaaaaacagagatatACATGAAGACATAACGTACATGTGTCTAAATTTACGTTCAAATGAGGTGGTgtaaaaaaagacaaatctgttgTTTTTTTAACACATGGTCCATGAACGAATTTTGCGGGATGAGGATATACCAGATGTGCTAGAGATGTTACTCTTCAAGTGATCGGTCTTCGGTAATCTTTATGGGGAACTCTTGTTCGGCGCCTTAAGCGCCCCAACAAGTACCTAGCGCCTGCACGATCCACCTGATGGGCCGGCCCAAAAACCCGCGTCCAATGGACCTATGAAAGGTCGAAAAACAACATAAAAAGTCAGCCATTGTCAATATTCAAACTCAGGTCTTTACGTACAAGAGAAGTTCGACTAACCACTACACCAACTAGAGTATTTCGACTGCTAGTTTCTCTAACTATATAAGAACAATGGGGCATTGCTATTTCATTTACCCTATCACTCAGTTTTTTTACGTATTTGaataaaaaaaatatgaatttgaaaatattcataatttttgaagaaaaaaatcacaaacttgaaaaaagttcatcgaatttgagaAAATTTCATGACTTTTTAAAAACTTTCATCAACTTCGAAAAAAGTTCAGCGGATTTCAAAAAAATCATCgatttttaaaaaaagttcatcgaatttgaattTTTTCCATCAAATTTGGAAAAAGCTCATCGAATTtgagaaaagttcatcaattttgaaaaggttcaatggatttttaaaaaagttcagcaacttttctaaaattttcaaaaaaagttcattggATTTGAAAAAGGTTCACTGGATTTTGAAATAGTTTAGGAAGTTTGAAAATAGTTCACCGTTTCGAATAAAGTTCACAAATTTAaaggaaaaaaatcatcaatcttcAAAAAGTTCATCGGTATTTTTTTGAAAAGATCATTGGATTTGAAAAAGTTCgtcaaatttgaaaacaaactTTATTAAATTAAAAAAAAGTTCACTGAATTAGAAAAAAGTTcgtcaaattttaaaaaattgtgGATGAATTAATAAAATAAACGACTGAGAAAGAAGGAAAATTAAAAAGAAaccgaaaacaaaaacaaaaaacagaaaaatgaaaaaagaagaaACGGAAGAAACGATGATAAGGAAAACAATGACATATCTAAGCACATGAAGGCTCCGTGGCGGGGTGGTTAAACTTGTCGCAATGGACCGGGAGATCTTATTTTTGAACGGACGGACAAACGTAAATGGGTAGAGCCCTCTACTTCGTGTGAAATTTTGTTCTCGTGTGCCATTTGCTTGAAGAGGCCTTGATGGGCCATTCACGGTGAACTTTTTTATTTGACGGGAAAGCTTACTTTGTTAATCAAGGGATAGATACATCGTCAGCCAATTGAATTACAATAAAATCAGGTAGAGCATCAACCCATCTAGATGAACTATCAGCACAACCCCATCTAGCCAGCTTATGAGCAATATAATTTGACTTCCTAGAACAATGCTCAACAGTAAACTTC encodes:
- the LOC123421917 gene encoding uncharacterized protein LOC123421917, with the translated sequence MMAAVRCAARRLGGSLLQRVQAEERRRLVPSRVMRSRQLSTEEAREIQQKKEALYDAVSKAELKNKELYDALSKAGLSTDQLHLPVQGIPEQNAYQRILMYARRAQGVVELAAKTTFCVVLTAAVVDVNLNKRALANLKDCSEDNVTN